Proteins encoded by one window of Plasmodium falciparum 3D7 genome assembly, chromosome: 4:
- a CDS encoding rifin, whose protein sequence is MKLHYFKILLLFAHPLNILLLSSSHVHNKKNPYIITSHTPSQESLKTCRSLCECDLYTSIYDNDPEMQKVIQEFDNRTSQRFEEYDRRMVKNRQKCKERCDKEIEQIILKDKIEKELTEKLGALQTEIQSDAVPTCTCQKSVADKVEKTCLKCGSVLGGGIAPGWGLVSGIGYSTWTHYVATTVAKAATDAGIKEATEALGRIYTLNEVTVINWTSKITATNYYKPMELVEIVNGVNNMCGETGVAGNTSFCLAAESIKPSDVFTRIISRQAQEAATYAASKAKDVTTAEFANSASSTATLTNTIIASVVAILVIVLVMIIIYLILRYRRKTKMKKKLQYIKLLNE, encoded by the exons atgaaactccattattttaaaatattattattgtttgctcatccattaaatatattgttattatcgTCATCACAT gtgcataataaaaaaaatccaTACATAATAACATCACATACACCAAGCCAAGAATCTCTAAAAACATGTAGATCATTGTGCGAATGTGACCTATATACGTCAATTTATGATAATGACCCGGAAATGCAAAAAGTCATACAAGAATTTGATAATCGTACATCACAACGTTTTGAAGAATACGATCGACGTATGGTAAAAAACAGACAAAAATGCAAAGAACGATGCGATAAAGAAATCGAgcaaattattttaaaagacaAAATCGAAAAAGAATTAACAGAAAAGTTGGGAGCATTACAAACAGAAATACAAAGTGACGCCGTTCCTACGTGTACATGTCAAAAATCAGTAGCAGATAAAGTGGAAAAAACATGTTTGAAATGTGGAAGTGTGTTGGGAGGTGGTATAGCCCCCGGTTGGGGTCTGGTCAGTGGTATAGGTTATTCGACATGGACACATTATGTTGCTACTACAGTTGCTAAGGCTGCTACTGATGCGGGTATTAAAGAAGCCACTGAAGCACTAGGAAGAATATATACGCTTAATGAGGTAACTGTTATTAATTGGACCTCAAAGATTACTGcaacaaattattataaaccaATGGAACTTGTTGAAATTGTAAATGGAGTAAATAATATGTGTGGGGAAACGGGTGTCGCAGGGAATACTTCGTTCTGTTTAGCAGCGGAAAGTATAAAACCTTCTGATGTCTTTACTCGAATAATTTCTAGACAAGCTCAAGAAGCTGCTACATATGCAGCTTCCAAAGCTAAGGATGTTACAACTGCAGAATTTGCTAACTCAGCATCTTCTACTGCTACATTAACTAATACTATTATTGCTTCTGTTGTTGCAATATTGGTTATAGTTTtagttatgataataatttatttaattttacgttatcgaagaaaaacaaaaatgaagaaaaaactccaatatataaaattattaaacgAATAG
- a CDS encoding lysine decarboxylase-like protein, putative, whose protein sequence is MEKINENNTSDIESDNGEVEVHEIYNKSNFINGRGARLVRILSEFVGVQDALRDEGIFFTVVVFGSSRSLSQEKYESKKRKLERKLEKFKEQITNNIAIDEEELKECEKLKKELERLEKLKWTGEYYKKIYELSKRLTNYFNTEEGQKTVFNISSHLPKVHNFLPNKKGEQNPNNFTVAICTGGGPGFMEAANKGSKEANGRSLGFMISLPFEKGANQYVDRNLSFKFHYFFTRKFWLIYLSLAFIVLPGGFGTLDELMEILTLKQCKKFKRNVPIVLIGKDFWSGILNFKKLAEYGLISQDDLNGIFITDCIDEAYNHVITHLKKPCYLSDAKSKFK, encoded by the coding sequence atggaaaaaataaatgaaaataatacaagTGATATAGAAAGTGATAACGGTGAAGTAGAAGTACatgaaatttataataaaagtaattttattaatggAAGAGGAGCAAGATTAGTTCGTATATTATCAGAATTTGTTGGTGTTCAAGATGCCTTAAGAGATGaaggtattttttttacggTGGTTGTTTTTGGATCGTCTAGATCTTTAAGtcaagaaaaatatgaatcgaaaaaaagaaaattagaaagaaaattagaaaaatttaaagagcaaataacaaataatattgctattgatgaagaagaattaaaagaatgtgaaaaattaaaaaaagaattagaaagattagaaaaattaaaatggacaggtgaatattataaaaagatatatgaACTTTCTAAAAGATtaacaaattattttaatacagAAGAAGGACAAAAAActgtttttaatatatcatctcATTTACCAAaggttcataattttttacctaataaaaaaggagaaCAAAATCCAAATAATTTTACTGTTGCTATTTGTACTGGTGGTGGACCAGGATTTATGGAAGCAGCTAATAAAGGAAGTAAAGAAGCTAATGGAAGATCATTGGGATTTATGATTTCATTACCTTTTGAAAAGGGAGCTAATCAATATGTTGATAgaaatttatcttttaaatttcattatttttttacaagAAAATTTTggttaatttatttatcattAGCATTTATTGTATTGCCAGGAGGATTTGGTACGTTAGATGAGTTAATGGAAATATTAACTCTAAAACAATGTAagaaatttaaaagaaatgtaCCAATTGTATTAATAGGAAAAGATTTCTGGTCAGGTATTttgaattttaaaaaattagcTGAATATGGTCTTATATCTCAGGATGATTTAAATGGTATATTTATAACGGATTGTATTGATGAAGCATATAACCATGTAATTACCCATTTAAAAAAACCTTGTTATTTGTCTGATGCTAAatcaaaatttaaataa
- a CDS encoding 26S protease regulatory subunit 6B, putative: MESVSKCLTEEDYYIRLKNLKKQIDILNIQEDYIKEEHKNLKRELIRSKNEIKRIQSVPLIIGQFLDIIDNNYGIVSSTAGSNYYVRILSTLNKEDLKPSVSVALHRHSHSIVNILPSESDSSIQLLQITERPNVKYTDLGGLDMQKQEMKEAVELPLTCPELYEKIGIEPPMGILIYGPPGTGKTMLVKAVANETQVTFIGVVGSEFVQKYLGEGPRMVRDVFRLARENSPSIIFIDEVDAIATKRFDAQTGADREVQRILLELLNQMDGFDKSTNVKVIMATNRADTLDPALLRPGRLDRKIEFPLPDRKQKRLIFQTIISKMNVSSDVNIESFVVRTDKISAADIAAIAQEAGMQAIRKNRYIITANDFEQGYRTHVRKQLRDYEFYNI, from the exons ATGGAAAGTGTAAGTAAATGTTTAACTGAAgaagattattatataagattgaaaaatttaaaaaaacaaattgacattttaaatatccaa gAGGATTATATTAAAGAAGAACATAAAAATTTGAAAAGAGAATTAATAAGgtcaaaaaatgaaataaaaagaatacaaAGTGTACCCCTAATTATAGGTCAATTTTTAGATATTATTGATAACAATTATGGGATAGTAAGTAGTACGGCAGGTTCAAATTATTATGTAAGAATACTGTCGACTTTAAATAAGGAGGATTTGAAACCGTCAGTCAGTGTAGCTTTACACAGACATAGTCATTCAATAGTAAATATTTTACCATCTGAATCAGATAGTAGTATACAATTATTACAAATTACTGAAAGACCAAATGTGAAATATACAGATTTAGGTGGATTAGATATGCAAAAACAAGAAATGAAAGAAGCCGTTGAATTACCTTTAACTTGTCcagaattatatgaaaaaattggAATTGAACCACCAATGggtattttaatttatggTCCACCAGGTACCGGTAAAACTATGTTAGTTAAAGCGGTGGCTAATGAAACTCAGGTTACCTTTATTGGTGTTGTTGGATCTGAATTTGTTCAAAAATATTTAGGAGAAGGACCAAGAATGGTACGTGATGTATTCAGATTGGCTAGAGAAAATTCTCCATcgattatttttatagatGAAGTAGATGCCATAGCTACTAAGAGATTTGATGCACAAACAGGTGCAGATAGAGAAGTTCAAAGAATTTTATTGGAATTATTAAATCAAATGGATGGTTTCGATAAATCTACTAATGTTAAAGTTATTATGGCTACTAACAGAGCAGATACTTTAGATCCTGCTTTATTAAGACCAGGAAGATTAGATAGAAAAATCGAATTCCCTTTACCCGatagaaaacaaaaaagattAATCTTCCAAACCATTATTAGTAAAATGAATGTTAGTAGTGATGTAAATATAGAAAGTTTTGTAGTAAGAACGGATAAAATCAGTGCAGCTGATATTGCTGCCATAGCACAAGAAGCAGGTATGCAAgctataagaaaaaatagatatattattacagcCAATGATTTTGAACAGGGATACAGAACACATGTTAGAAAGCAATTAAGAGATTAcgaattttataatatataa
- a CDS encoding 50S ribosomal protein L10, putative — translation MFIKKINIKYLSFSLLVYFIYNAYVYNTIKLQKCFNYEHKKGNFLVSSLVLDGKDIKGRRNKGIINFIRSNIITTNKFKLIKKKNVHKHKNFLLKSRKCDGYRNTKEGKEETIRKIKRILKVTKLLIQLNSFKLSPNLRMDLLINMPRPHVRMHMVKNTLMKLSVKNTPFEAITPYLKESNVYLFIMNENYISFTLYRNKMFSSLYKDYKLNNFIKVSVYENTILDKKETEDLINLKSHKVYFGHVVNKINNIITSIPNSILQIPSSIARGIYLNTQKNQ, via the coding sequence atgtttataaaaaagataaatatcaaatatttatcattttcattattagtgtattttatttataatgcaTATGTTTACAATACCATAAAGCTTCAAAAATGTTTTAACTATGaacataaaaaaggaaatttcCTCGTTTCTTCCTTGGTTTTAGACggaaaagatataaaaggaagaagaaataaaggcattataaattttataagaagtaatattattactactaataaatttaaattgattaagaaaaaaaatgtacataaacataaaaattttttattgaaAAGTAGAAAATGTGATGGTTATAGAAATACAAAAGAAGGAAAAGAAGAAACcattagaaaaataaaacgAATTCTAAAAGTTACcaaattattaatacaatTAAATAGTTTTAAATTATCACCGAACTTACGAATggatttattaattaatatgcCTAGACCTCATGTACGTATGCATATGGTAAAAAATACTTTAATGAAGTTATCCGTAAAAAATACACCTTTTGAAGCTATTACTccatatttaaaagaaagtaatgtatatttatttataatgaatgaaaattatatttcatttacaCTCTATAGAAATAAAATGTTTAGCTCTTTATATAAAGATTATAAACTTAATAACTTTATTAAAGTATCCGTTTATGAAAATACTATACtagataaaaaagaaacagaAGATCTAATTAACCTAAAATCTCATAAAGTATATTTTGGACATGttgttaataaaattaataatataataacaagtATACCAAATTCTATTTTACAAATACCATCATCTATAGCAAGAGggatttatttaaatacacAAAAGAATCAGTAa
- a CDS encoding phosphoglucomutase-2 gives MYVNFFNKLNIPKCLRTNFNFKRRFSETKQNIQIKYIKENKKKYVFYTAVTSLSLSIALTYAYEKFVLYKWNRRYDYYYNPNIKFFEKKEKKEGKKDKKNTTKHIILVRHGQYERRYKDDENSKRLTKEGCKQADITGKKLKDILNNKKVSVIYHSDMIRAKETANIISKYFPDANLINDPNLNEGTPYLPDPLPRHSKFDAQKIKEDNKRINKAYETYFYKPSGDEDEYQLVICHGNVIRYFLCRALQIPLFAWLRFSSYNCGITWLVLDDEGSVVLREFGSVSHLPFESVTYF, from the coding sequence AtgtatgtaaatttttttaataaattaaatatccCCAAATGTTTAAGAACAAATTTTAACTTTAAAAGAAGATTTAGTGAAACGAAAcaaaatattcaaataaaatatattaaagaaaataaaaagaaatatgtattttatacaGCCGTTACATCATTATCCTTATCAATAGCGTTGACTTATGCATATGAGAAATTCGTACTTTATAAATGGAATCGTagatatgattattattataatccaaatataaaattttttgaaaagaaagaaaaaaaagaaggtaaaaaagataaaaagaatacaacgaaacatattatattagttAGACATGGACAATATGAAAGAAGATATAAAGATGATGAGAATTCTAAACGTTTAACTAAAGAAGGGTGTAAACAAGCTGATATAACGggtaaaaaattaaaagatattttaaataataaaaaggttaGTGTTATTTATCATTCAGATATGATAAGAGCTAAAGAAACGGCTAATATTATAAGTAAATATTTTCCTGATgctaatttaataaatgatcCAAATTTAAATGAAGGAACCCCTTATTTACCTGACCCTCTTCCAAGACATTCAAAATTTGATGctcaaaaaattaaagaagataataaaagaataaataaagcTTATGaaacttatttttataaacctAGTGGTGATGAAGATGAATATCAATTAGTAATATGTCACGGAAATGTAATTAGATATTTCTTGTGTAGAGCTCTACAAATTCCTTTATTTGCATGGTTACGATTTTCAAGTTATAATTGTGGTATTACATGGTTAGTTTTAGATGATGAGGGTTCTGTAGTTTTAAGAGAATTTGGTTCCGTTTCTCACCTCCCCTTTGAAAGtgtaacatatttttaa
- a CDS encoding ubiquitin carboxyl-terminal hydrolase 13, putative: MADIKSIISLISTIVKDEPTKEEVIYLGECSITGHKDFFEDGIFIDLLSFESFSLKFLKCNYNRLSKLSSEGKNHRFYLNIKKKKNLLENIEKKVITNLNINAEGGFNENKVYEYEWEYSVYDIETGLYIKLEDLDESVQKICKGIINHKNEVKKDNINKWVNDIKESKYAKDLVQLEGIKIKNENIHCAVCKSTKNIWLNLSDGYIGCGRKIFNYGGGCLNNEEGAALKHFYESGKKYPLVVKIGTITKDGEADVFSYADDENDSVIDPYIGVHLKNLGINIMNLEKTEITTLEKEIEENQNINFSSILDNNIQTICQQGKIGFVNLGNTCYMNSALQVLLSIKDISYRYLNNISDFLLSLDYKKKTHDDLFLQYSKLCYMIFEEDYITKKKQYVKKFKTQCKDRNVEINYDSDIDDENSVSINPSMFRNCINQKSNSFCNNNQQDIYEYLSYLINELIDNENNIFDRILKVNNNKRKLNEINNETNEKLNPNELLNSTSPSNNDSNVTKERSLFNYFTFEIEQRIESESNNQSISSFQNNILSLDIPLDSSLLNGDEEKLKNVNISLLDCLNNYIKKDNIDEYYCQKEKKKIHAQKYMKFKTFPPYLFIHLKRFYADENWSAKKINIEVKTDEQLNLEFMRVQPNSTDVLNGQKEQETSPGDSMLQKESKLLEDHKDVLDSLLDFGFEKDKAIEAIKKVKIKNVNNCISYIYGEDTVELDDDVNCEKEEVNSNNLDSIINLGVKKEVAMAALILNKNNLQKAIDYIFSNLDDLTDSKCNLIINSNKCNDGLANYELVASIVHIGNNANSGHYICYIKDESKWYICNDNKIGLCEGNLGKDSAYIHLYKRLS; the protein is encoded by the exons ATGGCTGATATTAAAAGTATAATATCTTTAATTTCTACAATTGTAAAAGATGAGCCTACCAAAGAAGAAGTAATATATTTAGGAGAATGTAGTATAac AGGGCATAAAGATTTTTTTGAAGATGGTATATTCATCGATTTGTTGTCCTTCGAAAGTTTCAGTTTGAAATTCTTAAAATGCAATTATAACCGATTAAGTAAGTTATCAAGTGAAGGAAAAAATCACCGATTTTAcctgaatataaaaaagaagaaaaatttgCTAGagaatatagaaaaaaaagttataacGAATTTGAATATTAATGCGGAAGGTGGTTTTAATGAAAACAAAGTTTATGAATATGAATGGGAATATTCTGTATATGATATAGAAACAGgtttgtatataaaattagaaGATTTGGATGAATCTGTTCAGAAAATATGTAAAGGTATAATTAACCATAAAAATGAAGTGAagaaagataatataaacaaatgggtaaatgatataaaagaaagTAAGTATGCAAAAGATTTAGTTCAGCTTGaaggaataaaaataaaaaatgaaaatatacattGTGCAGTTTGTAAATCTACGAAAAATATATGGTTAAATTTATCTGATGGATATATTGGTTGTGGAcgaaaaatttttaattatggaGGAGGatgtttaaataatgaagaaggaGCAGctttaaaacatttttacGAAAGTGGGAAGAAATATCCTTTAGTAGTTAAAATAGGAACTATTACAAAAGATGGAGAAGCAGATGTGTTTTCTTATGcagatgatgaaaatgatagTGTAATCGATCCATATATAGGTGtgcatttaaaaaatttaggtataaatattatgaatttaGAAAAAACAGAAATAACAActttagaaaaagaaatcgaagaaaatcaaaatattaatttttcatcaattcttgataataatatacaaacaaTATGCCAACAAGGTAAAATCGGTTTTGTCAATTTAGGAAACACATGTTATATGAACAGTGCATTACAAGTTTTGTTATCTATTAAAGATATTAGTTAtagatatttaaataatatttctgaTTTCTTATTAAGTTtagattataaaaaaaaaacgcatgatgatttatttttacaatattCAAAGTTATGCTATATGATATTTGAAGAAGATTAtattactaaaaaaaaacaatatgtCAAAAAATTCAAAACACAATGTAAGGACAGAAATGTAGAAATTAATTACGATAGTGATATTGATGATGAAAATTCGGTTAGTATTAATCCATCCATGTTTAGAAATTGTATTAACCAAAAGAGTAATTCATTctgtaataataatcaacaagatatttatgaatatttatcataCCTAATTAATGAGTTGatagataatgaaaataacatATTCGATCGAATATTAAAAgttaacaataataaaagaaagttGAATGAAATTAATAATGAAACAAATGAAAAACTAAACCCAAATGAATTGCTCAATTCAACTTCACCATCAAATAATGATTCTAATGTAACAAAAGAAAGATcactttttaattatttcacATTTGAAATTGAACAAAGAATAGAAAGCGAATCAAATAACCAAAGTATTAGTTcatttcaaaataatatattatcattagaTATACCTTTGGATAGTTCATTATTAAATGGagatgaagaaaaattaaaaaatgttaatatatccttattagattgtttaaataattatattaaaaaggataacatagatgaatattattgtcaaaaagaaaaaaaaaaaatacatgcacaaaaatatatgaaatttaaAACATTCCCACCTTATCTTTTTATCCATCTTAAGCGTTTTTATGCAGATGAAAACTGGTcagcaaaaaaaattaatattgaAGTTAAAACAGATGAACAATTAAATTTGGAATTTATGAGGGTTCAACCAAATTCCACTGATGTTCTAAATGGACAAAAGGAACAAGAAACGAGTCCAGGTGACTCAATGTTACAAAAAGAAAGTAAACTTTTAGAAGATCATAAAGATGTTTTAGATTCTTTGTTAGACTTTGGTTTTGAAAAGGATAAGGCAATAGAGGCAATTAAAaaggtaaaaataaaaaatgtaaataattgtATATCTTATATTTATGGAGAAGATACAGTAGAGTTGGATGATGACGTGAATtgtgaaaaagaagaagtaAATTCTAATAATTTGGATTCTATAATTAATTTGGGAGTAAAAAAAGAAGTGGCTATGGCAGCACTTATactgaataaaaataatttacaaaaagcaattgattatatattttcgaATTTGGATGATTTAACGGATAGTAAGTGTAATTTGATTATAAATAGTAACAAGTGTAACGATGGATTGG CTAATTATGAATTAGTAGCATCTATTGTACATATAGGAAACAATGCCAATTCGGgtcattatatatgttatataaaggATGAATCCAA ATGGTATATTTGCAACGATAATAAAATTGGCCTATGTGAAGGAAATTTAGGTAAAGACAGTGCATACATTCATTTGTACAAAAGACTTTCATAA
- a CDS encoding rifin: MKVHYISILLFSHPLNILLTSSQVYNQKNPYLTPHKTNPKSVKTCRSLCECELYAPSNYDNDPEMKKVKQQFDDRTSQRSHEYHKRIQENRQKCKEQCEKDIQKIILKDKIEKELTEKLGALQTEIRSDAIPTCTCQKSVGYKVEKTCLKCGGILGVGVAPSLGLLGEIGGLVINNWKNTPFYEAFVAFAQKEGIAAGKIASDAARIDTVISGIISNFEVHTINGSTLANAITLETLKDDTILTKALHFEYGSMCVNTPTDDKLICAYGMRAGLVQGKSASPEAVIRSSVKTLLKNADNVASQAAQTTANETTSGMIKAELSKIASAGANTYSAITYSVTAILVIVLVMVIIYLILRYRRKKKMKKKLQYIKLLKE; the protein is encoded by the exons atgaaggtCCATTATATTagtatattattgttttcccatccattaaatatattgttaacTTCTTCACAG gtatataatcaaaaaaatCCATACCTCACACCACATAAAACTAACCCCAAATCTGTAAAAACATGTAGATCATTATGCGAATGTGAATTGTATGCACCAtctaattatgataatgacccagaaatgaaaaaagtcAAACAACAATTTGATGATCGTACATCACAACGATCTCATGAATATCACAAAAGGATTCAAGAAAACCGCCAAAAATGTAAAGAACAATGCGAGAaagatatacaaaaaattatattaaaagacaAAATCGAAAAAGAATTAACAGAAAAGTTGGGAGCATTACAAACAGAAATACGAAGTGACGCCATTCCTACGTGTACATGTCAAAAATCCGTAGGATATAAAGTCGAAAAAACTTGTTTGAAATGTGGTGGTATATTAGGTGTTGGTGTGGCTCCATCTTTAGGTTTATTAGGAGAAATCGGTGGACttgttataaataattgGAAAAATACTCCTTTTTATGAAGCTTTTGTTGCTTTTGCTCAAAAGGAAGGTATAGCTGCCGGTAAAATTGCTAGTGATGCTGCTCGTATTGATACAGTTATTTCAGGAATAATATCAAATTTTGAAGTGCACACTATAAATGGTTCTACGCTAGCGAATGCTATTACCTTAGAAACTCTTAAGGATGACACTATTCTTACTAAAGCACTACATTTTGAATATGGAAGTATGTGTGTAAATACGCCTACGGATGACAAATTAATTTGCGCTTATGGGATGAGAGCTGGCCTAGTTCAAGGGAAATCTGCTTCACCTGAAGCTGTTATAAGATCAAGCGTAAAAACTCTTCTCAAAAATGCTGACAACGTTGCTTCACAAGCTGCTCAGACAACTGCTAACGAAACTACTTCCGGAATGATCAAAGCAGAGTTAAGTAAAATAGCATCTGCAGGTGCTAATACGTACAGTGCAATTACTTACTCAGTAACTGCGATATTGGTTATAGTTTTAGTTAtggtaattatttatttaatattacgttatcgtagaaaaaaaaaaatgaagaaaaaattgcaatatataaaattattaaaggaATAG